A stretch of the Longimicrobiaceae bacterium genome encodes the following:
- a CDS encoding ferritin-like domain-containing protein — MKMDSLKDLYVEQLKDLYSAENQILEALPQMAEKASHPELRTAFQEHEQVTRDQVRRLEQVFDDLGAKPSGHHCKAMEGIIKEGEELMKKKADSDVMDAGLITSAQRVEHYEIAGYGTVRTYARSLGFDRQAELLQQTLDEEGSTDQRLTRLAEQLVNPDAMR; from the coding sequence ATGAAAATGGACTCGCTGAAGGACCTCTACGTCGAGCAGCTCAAGGACCTGTACAGCGCCGAGAACCAGATCCTCGAGGCGCTCCCGCAGATGGCGGAGAAGGCCAGCCATCCGGAGCTGAGGACGGCGTTCCAGGAGCACGAGCAGGTGACGCGCGACCAGGTGCGGCGCCTGGAGCAGGTGTTCGACGACCTCGGCGCCAAGCCCTCCGGCCACCACTGCAAGGCCATGGAGGGGATCATCAAGGAGGGCGAGGAGCTGATGAAGAAGAAGGCGGACTCCGACGTCATGGACGCCGGGCTGATCACCTCGGCGCAGCGGGTGGAGCACTACGAGATCGCCGGGTACGGCACAGTGCGCACCTACGCCCGCTCCCTCGGCTTCGACCGGCAGGCGGAGCTCCTCCAGCAGACGCTGGACGAGGAGGGGAGCACCGACCAGCGGCTGACCCGGCTTGCCGAGCAGCTGGTCAACCCGGACGCGATGCGCTGA
- a CDS encoding DUF4097 family beta strand repeat-containing protein, translating to MTKTIAVRALAGAAVLAGLAAPGAAQQAERYTLRGERVSIHNLAGEVRVAGGSGSGVVVEVVRGGADARELRVDRKQVDGAEALVVVTPGDRVVYPRMGPRSNSSLSLREDGTFGRGGRRVTVTGSGRGTEAYADLVVHVPAGRTVTLHQGVGKVDVSNVDGTLRVNTASASVAAAGTRGSLTVDVGSGSVRVERAEGDVDVDTGSGSVRLADVRGRKLRVDTGSGSVSGTGIAADEVEVDVGSGSVDLSGVRAENLKVDTGSGGVRVSLASPARRVKIDTGSGGVRLGVPASFSAEVEIDTGSGGIQVDVPAQATRVRRDSYRGRIGSGEGRLEIDTGSGGVRITRS from the coding sequence ATGACGAAGACGATCGCGGTGCGCGCCCTCGCCGGCGCGGCGGTGCTGGCCGGACTGGCGGCGCCCGGCGCGGCGCAGCAGGCGGAGCGGTACACGCTGCGGGGCGAGCGGGTGTCCATCCACAACCTCGCGGGCGAGGTCCGCGTGGCCGGGGGCTCCGGCTCCGGCGTGGTGGTGGAGGTCGTGCGCGGCGGCGCGGACGCCCGCGAGCTGCGCGTGGACCGGAAGCAGGTGGACGGAGCGGAGGCGCTGGTGGTGGTCACCCCCGGCGACCGGGTGGTGTACCCGCGCATGGGGCCCCGGTCCAACAGCAGCCTCAGCCTTCGCGAGGACGGCACCTTCGGGCGGGGCGGGCGCAGGGTCACGGTGACCGGCAGCGGCCGGGGGACCGAGGCATACGCGGACCTGGTCGTGCACGTCCCCGCCGGGCGCACCGTCACCCTGCACCAGGGAGTGGGGAAGGTGGATGTTTCCAACGTAGACGGCACGCTGCGCGTCAACACTGCCTCCGCCTCGGTGGCGGCCGCGGGGACGCGCGGGTCGCTCACGGTGGACGTGGGCTCCGGGAGCGTCCGGGTAGAGCGCGCCGAGGGCGACGTGGACGTGGACACCGGCTCCGGGAGCGTCCGTCTGGCGGACGTGCGCGGGCGGAAGCTCCGGGTGGACACCGGGAGCGGGTCGGTGAGCGGGACCGGCATCGCCGCCGACGAGGTGGAGGTGGACGTGGGCTCCGGGTCGGTGGACCTCTCGGGGGTCCGCGCGGAGAACCTCAAGGTGGACACGGGGAGCGGCGGCGTGCGGGTGAGCCTCGCGTCCCCCGCGCGGCGGGTGAAGATCGACACCGGATCGGGAGGGGTGCGGCTCGGCGTCCCCGCCTCGTTCAGCGCCGAGGTCGAGATCGATACCGGGAGCGGGGGGATCCAGGTGGACGTCCCCGCGCAGGCCACGCGGGTCCGGCGCGACTCCTACCGCGGCCGCATCGGGAGCGGCGAGGGGCGGCTGGAGATCGACACCGGGTCCGGGGGCGTCCGGATCACCCGGAGCTGA
- a CDS encoding MBL fold metallo-hydrolase: MPAKPSPPHHLPDGTFRVPWPMEGADDRGAASLLRWQWERLTTRLPPNPSPGDLPRAESDVAHPRAAADEVRVTWVGHATFLVQAGGLNFLTDPVWSRRASPLRWLGPARFVPPGIAWERLPPIDAVLLSHDHYDHLDDRTVRQLHARFGDGLRWLAPLAYREWLGARGITNVVERDWWEAAELTGGAGTLRATCLPVQHWTRRGLREFNDRLWGSWMLEAPGGRRVYFAGDSGYWSGFREIGERFGPLDAALIPIGAYEPRWFMRPAHMNPEEAVRTYLDLGGSGTFAAMHWGTFRLTDEDPLEPPVRTRAAWAEAGLPPERLWIPRHGETRVVPRPAEPG; the protein is encoded by the coding sequence ATGCCAGCGAAGCCGTCTCCCCCGCACCACCTTCCCGACGGCACCTTCCGCGTCCCCTGGCCCATGGAGGGGGCGGACGACCGGGGCGCGGCGTCGCTGCTCCGCTGGCAGTGGGAGCGGCTGACCACCCGCCTCCCGCCCAACCCCTCTCCCGGCGACCTCCCCCGCGCCGAGAGCGACGTGGCCCACCCCCGGGCCGCAGCGGACGAGGTGCGCGTCACCTGGGTGGGGCACGCCACCTTCCTGGTCCAGGCGGGCGGCCTCAACTTCCTCACCGACCCGGTGTGGAGCCGGCGCGCCTCGCCGCTCCGCTGGCTGGGTCCGGCGCGCTTCGTCCCGCCCGGGATCGCGTGGGAGCGCCTCCCACCCATCGACGCGGTGCTCCTCTCGCACGACCACTACGACCACCTGGACGACCGCACCGTCCGGCAGCTGCACGCGCGCTTCGGCGACGGGCTCCGCTGGCTCGCGCCGCTCGCCTACCGCGAGTGGCTGGGCGCGCGGGGGATCACGAACGTGGTGGAGCGGGACTGGTGGGAGGCCGCGGAGCTCACGGGCGGGGCGGGGACGCTGCGGGCCACCTGCCTCCCGGTGCAGCACTGGACGAGGCGGGGGCTCCGGGAGTTCAACGACCGCCTCTGGGGCTCCTGGATGCTGGAGGCCCCGGGCGGGCGGCGCGTCTACTTCGCGGGGGACAGCGGCTACTGGAGCGGCTTCCGCGAGATCGGGGAGCGCTTCGGGCCGCTGGACGCCGCCCTGATCCCCATCGGCGCCTACGAGCCGCGCTGGTTCATGCGCCCGGCGCACATGAACCCGGAGGAGGCGGTCCGGACCTACCTGGACCTGGGCGGCTCGGGGACCTTCGCGGCGATGCACTGGGGCACCTTCCGCCTCACCGACGAGGACCCGCTGGAGCCCCCCGTCCGCACCCGCGCCGCGTGGGCGGAGGCGGGGCTCCCGCCCGAGCGCCTCTGGATCCCCCGCCACGGGGAGACGCGCGTGGTCCCCCGCCCCGCGGAGCCCGGGTAG
- a CDS encoding MATE family efflux transporter, with protein MSTTLRHPEPRTPRRRRSRDRRRGALFLRELRQLLAVAGPLVVSQLGQVGMSTADTIMVGPLGADALAAAGLGSALHVAMLMLFTGTVLGMTPLVSQAFGAGDRERCREVLMQGLWLALALSVPLAWLTFLGGDIARFFGQKPGVAELAGEYMDALAWGALPALLFLAFRQFMEGMGITAPAMVMTFVGLAVNVAANAALIYGVEGWVPALGLVGSGWATTITRWAMLAAMVGYLLLHPRFHPFRGVSWRPHAALLRRITAIGAPIGAQLGVEVGLISFTAVMVGWFGPVELAAHQVTINLASVTFMVALGVSLAGSIRVGQHVGAGSERGVRRAVAATYLCAVGFMSLTAVAFFLFPRELVGLYTSDPGIVRVATSLMVVAAFFQVFDGAQVAGLCALRGASDTRVPMLMAVAGYWGIGVAVGYLLGFHTTLGPAGVWAGLSAALATVAVLLAWRVRRVLW; from the coding sequence ATGTCGACCACGCTGCGCCACCCCGAGCCACGCACTCCCCGCCGGCGCCGCTCCCGGGACCGGCGCCGCGGCGCGCTCTTCCTCCGGGAGCTGCGGCAGCTCCTCGCGGTGGCGGGGCCGCTCGTGGTCAGCCAGCTCGGCCAGGTGGGAATGAGCACCGCGGATACCATCATGGTGGGGCCGCTGGGCGCGGACGCGCTCGCGGCCGCGGGGCTGGGAAGCGCGCTGCACGTCGCCATGCTCATGCTCTTCACCGGCACGGTGCTGGGGATGACGCCGCTGGTGAGCCAGGCCTTCGGCGCGGGCGACCGAGAGCGCTGCCGCGAGGTGCTGATGCAGGGGCTCTGGCTGGCGCTGGCGCTGAGCGTCCCACTGGCGTGGCTCACCTTCCTGGGCGGCGACATCGCCCGCTTCTTCGGGCAGAAGCCCGGCGTCGCCGAGCTGGCCGGTGAGTACATGGACGCCCTGGCCTGGGGAGCGCTCCCCGCCCTGCTCTTCCTGGCCTTCCGGCAGTTCATGGAGGGGATGGGGATCACCGCCCCGGCCATGGTCATGACCTTCGTCGGGCTGGCCGTGAACGTCGCCGCCAACGCGGCGCTCATCTACGGGGTGGAGGGGTGGGTCCCGGCGCTGGGGTTGGTGGGGAGCGGCTGGGCGACGACCATCACCCGCTGGGCGATGCTCGCGGCCATGGTGGGATACCTCCTCCTCCACCCGCGCTTCCACCCGTTCCGCGGCGTGAGCTGGCGCCCGCACGCCGCGCTGCTGCGGCGGATCACCGCCATCGGCGCCCCCATCGGCGCGCAGCTCGGCGTGGAGGTGGGGCTCATCTCCTTCACGGCGGTGATGGTGGGATGGTTCGGCCCGGTGGAGCTGGCGGCGCACCAGGTCACCATCAACCTGGCGAGCGTCACCTTCATGGTCGCGCTGGGGGTGAGCCTGGCGGGCTCCATCCGGGTGGGGCAGCACGTGGGGGCGGGGAGCGAGCGCGGGGTGCGGCGCGCAGTGGCGGCCACCTACCTGTGCGCGGTGGGGTTCATGTCGCTCACGGCGGTGGCCTTCTTCCTCTTCCCGCGGGAGCTGGTGGGGCTGTACACCTCCGACCCCGGGATCGTCCGGGTCGCCACCTCGCTGATGGTGGTGGCGGCCTTCTTCCAGGTGTTCGACGGAGCGCAGGTGGCGGGGCTGTGCGCCCTGCGCGGCGCCTCGGACACACGCGTCCCCATGCTGATGGCGGTGGCGGGGTACTGGGGGATCGGGGTCGCGGTGGGATACCTGCTGGGCTTCCACACCACCCTGGGACCGGCCGGGGTGTGGGCGGGGCTCAGCGCCGCGCTCGCGACCGTGGCGGTCCTCCTCGCCTGGCGGGTGCGGCGGGTGCTCTGGTGA
- a CDS encoding DUF5916 domain-containing protein encodes MSAVRIPAGETPTVDGRLDEAVWSRAEPARGFIQNAPKAGAPASQDTEAWVAYDDQAVYVAVRMYDTRPDSIVGQLARRDADIYSDWVQVGFDSFHDRRTAYMFGVNPRGVKQDFYLFDDTNNDRGWNAVWDAAARVDSLGWTAEFRIPLSQLRYSARDLAGGRVWGFNVRREVARTREETFWAPVLPNVAGVVSRFGELRGLSGLPSPRNLEVLPYTSARLTRAPEEPGNPFYRRNDPGAGVGADVKYGITSNLTLTATVNPDFGQVEADPSQVNLTAYESFFSEQRPFFVEGADIFRFGLGAGDGDFGSEALFYSRRIGRSPQGVGDRVPGRAEFRDVPEVSNILAAAKVTGRTQSGWSLGFMDAVTGREEARFIHPGTGQRASVAVEPLTNYGVARVIRAFRQGQSAVGGIVTTVHRDLREEDRLDFLRSSAYAGGVDARTRYGGGNYEIRGWVLGSSVYGDSAALWRTQRSSTRFFQRPGADHLELIPNRGSLAGWAANVETYKMGGGNWRWATVLNARSPGFEANDLGFQRDADQVLWAGNLRYQQSTPGRTFRNWNLGTNLWTGYTFGGERTALGGNANGSFRLLNFWGAHGGLNFERPVVSVRALRGGPSLEVPASYNAWSGLSSDSRKEVYGSLNASGGWSEEEDGYNWNLSTSLTWRASTRSNLSLRPSYSRSLNTWQFVPLSSRDDGRPHFVFSRLDQTTAALTARLSYTFTPNLSLQLYAQPFLSAGDASGFREVALTGEGDGLRVVQAARFSDRFRPLGDPALVNGAYAVDTDGDGVANFRFGNPDFNFKAFRSNTVLRWEYRPGSTLFVVWSQGREAFDRDGRFELMRDTRRLFGLDDDLPVPSTNVLLIKVNYWLSL; translated from the coding sequence GTGAGCGCCGTTCGCATCCCCGCGGGGGAGACCCCCACGGTGGACGGCCGCCTGGACGAGGCGGTCTGGAGCCGCGCCGAGCCGGCGAGGGGCTTCATCCAGAACGCCCCCAAGGCGGGGGCGCCGGCCTCGCAGGACACCGAGGCGTGGGTGGCGTACGACGACCAGGCCGTCTACGTGGCGGTGCGGATGTACGACACGCGCCCGGACTCGATCGTGGGGCAGCTCGCCCGGCGCGACGCCGACATCTACTCCGACTGGGTCCAGGTCGGCTTCGACTCGTTCCACGACCGGCGCACCGCCTACATGTTCGGGGTGAACCCGCGCGGGGTGAAGCAGGACTTCTACCTGTTCGACGACACGAACAACGACAGGGGCTGGAACGCCGTGTGGGACGCGGCGGCACGGGTGGACTCGCTGGGGTGGACGGCTGAGTTCCGCATCCCGCTCTCCCAGCTCCGCTACAGCGCCCGCGACCTGGCCGGGGGGAGGGTCTGGGGCTTCAACGTGCGGCGCGAGGTGGCCCGCACGCGCGAGGAGACGTTCTGGGCCCCGGTCCTCCCCAACGTGGCGGGGGTGGTGTCGCGCTTCGGCGAGCTGCGGGGCCTCTCCGGGCTCCCCTCGCCGCGCAACCTCGAGGTGCTCCCGTACACGTCGGCGCGGCTCACCCGCGCCCCGGAAGAGCCGGGGAACCCCTTCTACAGACGCAACGATCCCGGCGCGGGAGTCGGCGCGGACGTCAAGTACGGGATCACCTCCAACCTGACGCTCACCGCGACCGTCAACCCGGACTTCGGGCAGGTGGAGGCGGACCCCTCGCAGGTGAACCTCACCGCGTACGAGAGCTTCTTCTCGGAGCAGCGGCCCTTCTTCGTGGAGGGGGCAGACATCTTCCGCTTCGGGCTGGGCGCCGGGGACGGCGACTTCGGCTCGGAGGCGCTCTTCTACTCCCGGCGCATCGGGCGCTCGCCGCAGGGCGTGGGCGACCGGGTCCCCGGCCGCGCGGAGTTCAGGGACGTGCCGGAGGTCAGCAACATCCTGGCGGCGGCGAAGGTCACCGGCCGCACGCAGAGCGGGTGGTCGCTGGGCTTCATGGACGCGGTGACCGGGCGCGAGGAGGCCCGCTTCATCCACCCCGGAACCGGCCAGCGGGCCAGCGTGGCGGTGGAGCCGCTCACCAACTACGGGGTGGCGCGGGTGATCCGCGCCTTCCGGCAGGGGCAGAGCGCGGTGGGCGGGATCGTGACCACCGTGCACCGCGACCTGCGCGAGGAGGACCGCCTGGACTTCCTCCGCTCCTCCGCGTACGCGGGCGGAGTGGACGCGCGTACCCGATACGGCGGCGGGAACTACGAGATCCGCGGGTGGGTGCTGGGGAGCAGCGTGTACGGCGACAGCGCCGCCCTCTGGCGCACCCAGCGCTCCTCCACGCGCTTCTTCCAGCGCCCCGGCGCCGACCACCTGGAGCTGATCCCGAACCGCGGCTCGCTCGCCGGGTGGGCGGCGAACGTGGAGACGTACAAGATGGGCGGGGGGAACTGGCGCTGGGCCACGGTGCTGAACGCGCGCTCCCCGGGCTTCGAGGCCAACGACCTGGGCTTCCAGCGCGACGCCGACCAGGTGCTCTGGGCCGGGAACCTCCGCTACCAGCAGAGCACGCCGGGACGCACCTTCCGGAACTGGAACCTGGGGACCAACCTCTGGACGGGGTACACCTTCGGCGGCGAGCGGACGGCTCTGGGGGGGAACGCCAACGGGAGCTTCCGCCTCCTGAACTTCTGGGGGGCCCACGGCGGGCTCAACTTCGAGCGCCCGGTGGTGAGCGTGCGCGCGCTCCGCGGCGGGCCGTCGCTGGAGGTCCCCGCCTCGTACAACGCCTGGAGCGGGCTCAGCAGCGACAGCCGGAAGGAGGTCTACGGCTCCCTGAACGCCAGCGGCGGATGGAGCGAGGAAGAGGACGGCTACAACTGGAACCTCAGCACCTCGCTGACCTGGCGTGCCTCCACGAGGAGCAACCTGTCGCTCCGTCCCTCGTACTCGCGGTCGCTCAACACCTGGCAGTTCGTCCCGCTGTCCTCGCGGGACGACGGCCGGCCGCACTTCGTCTTCAGCCGCCTGGACCAGACCACCGCGGCGCTCACCGCCCGGCTGAGCTACACCTTCACCCCGAACCTGTCGCTGCAGCTCTACGCGCAGCCCTTCCTCAGCGCGGGAGACGCGAGCGGCTTCCGCGAGGTGGCCCTGACGGGGGAGGGCGACGGGCTGCGGGTAGTGCAGGCCGCACGCTTCAGCGACCGCTTCCGCCCGCTGGGCGACCCGGCGCTCGTGAACGGAGCCTACGCCGTCGACACGGACGGCGACGGCGTGGCCAACTTCCGCTTCGGCAACCCGGACTTCAACTTCAAGGCGTTCCGCTCCAACACGGTGCTCCGCTGGGAATACCGCCCGGGCTCGACCCTCTTCGTGGTGTGGAGCCAGGGGCGCGAGGCTTTCGACCGCGACGGGCGCTTCGAACTGATGCGCGACACGCGCCGCCTCTTCGGCCTGGACGACGACCTCCCGGTCCCCAGCACCAACGTGCTGCTCATCAAGGTCAACTACTGGCTCAGCCTCTGA